A genomic region of Blattabacterium cuenoti contains the following coding sequences:
- the atpH gene encoding ATP synthase F1 subunit delta — protein sequence MFLKKKVTRHYAEVLFEHSMNNDKRDYTYHKIKKISFLLSKSIELNNVFCTSLLSSVRKIQILEKIFYSFDPFIFHFIKILTIRKREHLSKNIFLEYQKIYQEKRGLLKCILISAFPLKMDLQKIIMNKIISLESEINHKKYQIINKIDESILGGFLLRIGYKEWDFSVKGQLFSIRKKLLKNSV from the coding sequence ATGTTTTTGAAAAAAAAAGTGACCAGACATTATGCTGAAGTTCTTTTTGAGCATTCGATGAATAACGATAAAAGGGATTATACTTATCATAAAATAAAAAAAATATCCTTCCTATTATCTAAAAGTATTGAGTTGAATAATGTTTTTTGTACCTCTTTGTTAAGTTCTGTAAGAAAGATACAAATTTTAGAAAAAATTTTCTATTCTTTCGATCCTTTTATTTTTCATTTTATAAAAATTTTAACAATACGAAAAAGAGAACATCTTTCCAAAAATATTTTTTTGGAATATCAAAAAATTTATCAGGAAAAAAGAGGATTGTTGAAATGCATCCTAATTTCTGCTTTTCCTTTAAAGATGGATCTTCAAAAGATTATTATGAATAAAATCATTTCTTTAGAATCAGAAATAAATCACAAAAAATATCAGATTATTAATAAAATAGATGAATCCATTCTTGGAGGTTTTTTGCTGCGTATAGGATACAAAGAATGGGATTTTAGTGTGAAGGGACAGTTATTTAGTATTCGAAAAAAATTATTGAAAAATTCAGTTTAA
- the atpA gene encoding F0F1 ATP synthase subunit alpha yields MSDLKYSEISSILKKELSDFQYESKLSESGVIVQVGDGVARSVGLNSVFSGEIVEFHAGIKGIVLNLEEDHVSIVLVNSSKDVKEGDIVKRTGKVLSIPVGEGMLGRVVDALGNPIDGKGPIGGKLFDMPLERKAPGVIYREPVKEPLQTGIKFIDAMIPIGRGQRELIIGDRQTGKTTIAIDTILNQKEWYDIDKPVYCIYVAISQKGSTIARITKTLEEKGAMPYTVVVAANAADPAAIQVFAPFSGTAIGEYFRDTGRSSLVIYDDLSKQAVSYREVSLLLRRPPGREAYPGDVFYLHSRLLERAAKIITDTKIAQEMNDIPKSIREYIKGGGSLTALPIIETQSGDVSSYIPTNVISITDGQIFLEKDIFHSGIRPAINESISVSRVGGSAQIQSMRKISGTLKLDQAQFRELESFSKFGSELDPATMKIIDKGRRNIEILKQPPHSPYNIADQIAIIYAGTKNLLKKVPIEKISSFEKEYLFYLNENHQELLKDLKKGIFNKELAEILERVAMEISEKYYS; encoded by the coding sequence ATGTCCGATTTAAAATATTCTGAAATATCATCGATTCTTAAAAAAGAACTATCTGATTTTCAATATGAATCAAAATTATCTGAATCCGGAGTTATTGTTCAAGTAGGAGATGGGGTGGCTAGATCTGTTGGATTGAATTCTGTATTTTCTGGAGAAATAGTGGAATTTCATGCCGGAATCAAAGGAATTGTATTGAATTTGGAAGAAGATCATGTAAGCATAGTATTAGTAAATTCATCAAAAGATGTTAAAGAAGGAGATATTGTAAAGCGTACAGGTAAGGTTCTTTCTATACCAGTTGGAGAGGGAATGCTTGGTCGCGTAGTAGATGCATTAGGAAATCCGATTGATGGAAAAGGTCCTATAGGAGGTAAATTATTTGATATGCCATTGGAAAGAAAAGCCCCAGGTGTTATTTATAGAGAACCTGTAAAAGAGCCTCTTCAAACAGGAATTAAATTTATAGATGCTATGATTCCTATAGGAAGAGGACAAAGAGAATTAATCATTGGAGATAGGCAAACAGGAAAGACCACTATAGCCATTGATACTATCCTCAATCAGAAAGAATGGTATGATATAGATAAACCAGTTTATTGTATTTATGTAGCTATAAGTCAAAAAGGATCTACAATAGCCAGAATTACGAAAACTCTAGAGGAAAAAGGAGCCATGCCCTATACAGTTGTAGTCGCAGCAAATGCTGCTGATCCAGCAGCTATACAAGTTTTTGCTCCGTTTTCTGGTACAGCTATTGGAGAATACTTTCGTGATACAGGTCGTTCTTCTTTGGTGATTTATGATGATTTATCCAAACAAGCTGTTTCTTATAGAGAAGTATCTTTGTTATTACGACGTCCTCCTGGTAGGGAAGCATATCCAGGAGATGTTTTTTATTTGCATTCCAGATTATTAGAACGTGCAGCTAAAATAATAACAGATACAAAAATCGCTCAAGAGATGAACGATATTCCAAAATCTATCAGAGAATATATAAAAGGTGGAGGTTCTTTAACCGCACTTCCTATTATTGAAACACAATCTGGAGATGTTTCTTCTTATATTCCTACCAATGTCATTTCTATAACAGATGGACAAATTTTTTTAGAAAAAGATATATTCCATTCTGGAATACGTCCTGCAATTAATGAAAGTATTTCTGTTTCCCGGGTCGGAGGTTCTGCTCAAATTCAATCTATGAGAAAAATATCTGGCACTTTGAAATTAGACCAAGCTCAATTTCGAGAATTGGAATCTTTTTCTAAATTTGGTTCTGAATTAGATCCTGCAACTATGAAGATCATAGATAAGGGAAGAAGAAACATAGAAATATTAAAACAACCTCCTCATTCTCCATATAATATAGCCGATCAAATTGCTATTATTTATGCTGGAACTAAAAATCTTTTAAAAAAAGTACCTATTGAAAAAATTTCCTCTTTTGAAAAGGAATATCTTTTTTATTTAAATGAAAATCATCAAGAATTATTAAAAGATTTGAAAAAAGGAATTTTCAACAAAGAATTAGCTGAAATACTGGAAAGAGTAGCCATGGAAATAAGTGAAAAATATTATTCTTAA
- the atpG gene encoding ATP synthase F1 subunit gamma, which produces MSNPKEIKKRILSIDSVIKTTEAMKMISIVKLRKSKELLLHIKKYSESIEQLFQHFMFSFHEKLENIQDNKYFFSSGKNKLFIVITSNRGLCGAFNSLIFDKIHRYIQENSYLKNDCIFFSIGKKGFDFLSRKYNMYENKKKIPNNFTYEYKDVIILIKKLIKDFLSKKFNSIYLIYNKLKTSLFQEIIIEQFLPIIFHENESSKKSSNYSILEPSKEEILDYIIPKFLSAKLFKSLLESSTSEHTARMMSMHKATESASDIKKNLMLNYNKERQTSITKEILEIISGLEALSETN; this is translated from the coding sequence ATGTCTAATCCAAAAGAGATAAAAAAAAGAATTTTATCTATAGATTCCGTTATAAAAACCACGGAAGCTATGAAAATGATTTCTATTGTAAAATTGCGAAAATCCAAAGAATTGCTTTTACATATAAAAAAATATTCCGAATCTATAGAGCAATTATTTCAACATTTTATGTTCTCATTCCATGAGAAATTAGAAAATATTCAGGATAACAAATATTTTTTTTCTTCAGGAAAAAATAAATTGTTTATAGTCATCACTTCTAATCGTGGATTATGTGGAGCATTTAATTCCTTAATTTTTGATAAAATTCATAGATATATTCAAGAAAACAGTTATTTGAAAAATGATTGTATTTTTTTTTCTATCGGAAAAAAAGGATTTGACTTTTTATCGAGAAAATATAATATGTATGAAAATAAGAAAAAAATACCAAATAATTTTACTTATGAATATAAAGATGTAATCATTTTGATAAAAAAATTAATTAAAGATTTTTTATCCAAAAAATTTAATTCAATATATCTAATTTACAACAAATTAAAAACTTCACTATTTCAAGAAATAATTATAGAACAATTTCTTCCAATTATTTTTCATGAAAATGAATCATCAAAAAAATCATCTAATTATTCTATTTTAGAACCATCTAAAGAAGAAATTTTGGATTATATTATTCCTAAATTTCTTAGCGCAAAACTATTTAAAAGTTTATTAGAATCATCTACTTCAGAACATACTGCACGTATGATGTCTATGCATAAAGCTACAGAAAGCGCCTCTGACATTAAAAAGAATCTTATGTTGAATTATAATAAAGAAAGACAAACTTCCATTACTAAGGAAATACTTGAAATTATTAGTGGATTAGAAGCTTTAAGTGAAACTAATTAA
- the trpS gene encoding tryptophan--tRNA ligase, producing the protein MKTMLTGIQSTGTPHLGNILGVIIPSINMANNSKYSSFIFIADLHSLIQMKDIETIRHNTYQIAAAWLAFGLNTEKSIFYRQSDVSEVTELAWYFNCFFPYQRLTLAHSFKKEINRKGKINVGLFTYPMLMAADILLYNAEVIPVGKDQLQHIEIARNIASRFNKKIGQQLFVLPKAFMSIKTGLVPGTDGKKMSKSQKNWINIFSSDEILKKQIMSIHTDNKSLKEKKNPDKDCIMALYRLLAPLDRVEEMEKRYIKGGYGYLEAKKELYECILKRFSSERKKFSSLVKDQSLLDRIFHLGAKKARHIAYERLNKIRKTFKFNSLSKI; encoded by the coding sequence ATGAAAACAATGTTAACAGGAATTCAAAGTACAGGAACTCCTCATTTAGGAAATATTTTGGGAGTGATAATCCCATCTATAAATATGGCTAATAATTCCAAATACTCCTCGTTCATATTTATTGCAGATTTACATTCACTGATACAAATGAAAGATATAGAGACGATTCGTCATAATACTTATCAAATAGCGGCAGCATGGTTAGCTTTTGGTTTAAATACAGAAAAAAGCATATTTTATAGACAATCGGATGTTTCCGAAGTGACTGAATTAGCTTGGTATTTTAATTGCTTTTTCCCTTATCAAAGACTTACGTTAGCTCATTCTTTCAAAAAAGAAATAAATCGAAAAGGTAAAATTAATGTAGGTTTGTTTACATATCCTATGTTAATGGCTGCTGATATATTGCTTTACAATGCAGAAGTCATTCCAGTAGGAAAAGATCAGTTACAACATATAGAGATCGCACGCAACATAGCCAGTCGTTTCAATAAAAAAATAGGTCAACAACTATTTGTTTTGCCTAAAGCTTTCATGTCAATAAAAACTGGATTAGTTCCTGGTACAGATGGAAAAAAAATGAGTAAATCCCAAAAAAATTGGATTAATATTTTTTCTTCAGATGAAATTCTGAAAAAACAAATTATGAGCATTCATACGGATAATAAATCTTTAAAAGAAAAAAAAAATCCGGATAAAGATTGTATAATGGCTTTGTACAGATTGTTAGCTCCACTTGATAGAGTAGAAGAAATGGAAAAAAGATATATAAAAGGAGGATATGGATATTTAGAGGCTAAAAAAGAATTGTATGAGTGTATTCTAAAAAGATTTTCATCTGAAAGAAAAAAATTTTCTTCTCTTGTAAAGGATCAATCTTTATTAGATCGTATTTTTCATTTAGGAGCTAAAAAAGCAAGACATATAGCTTATGAAAGATTAAATAAGATTCGAAAAACTTTCAAATTTAATTCTTTATCTAAGATTTGA
- a CDS encoding nucleotide exchange factor GrpE, with translation MNINQKNTDSQDENKSIDLSEMENSCQEKTEDPLKKVEIFKEKLKKEKDKFLRIFAEFENYKKRIQKERFDLFRSAHQQIIIDLIPILDDFERGLKELKKSKDEILIQGVSLIQEKLIKILKEKGLKKIKIKKGDDFNTDFHEAITQIPTTTEELKGKIIEIIEAGYILQERVIRHAKVITGK, from the coding sequence ATGAATATCAATCAAAAAAATACTGATTCTCAGGATGAAAATAAATCTATAGATTTATCTGAGATGGAAAACTCTTGTCAAGAAAAAACAGAAGATCCATTAAAAAAAGTGGAAATTTTTAAAGAAAAATTGAAAAAAGAAAAAGATAAATTTTTACGTATTTTTGCAGAATTTGAAAATTATAAAAAACGTATTCAGAAAGAAAGATTTGATCTTTTTAGGTCTGCTCATCAGCAAATTATTATAGATTTAATCCCTATTTTAGATGATTTTGAAAGAGGACTTAAAGAACTGAAAAAATCAAAAGACGAAATTCTCATTCAAGGAGTATCTTTAATACAGGAAAAACTCATAAAGATTTTAAAAGAAAAAGGATTGAAGAAAATAAAAATCAAAAAAGGAGATGATTTTAATACTGATTTCCATGAAGCCATTACACAGATCCCAACTACGACAGAAGAGTTAAAAGGAAAGATTATAGAAATTATAGAAGCTGGATATATTCTACAGGAAAGAGTCATACGACATGCCAAAGTTATTACTGGAAAATAA
- the dnaJ gene encoding molecular chaperone DnaJ gives MVKKDYYEVLGVSRNASSEEIKKAYRKLAIKYHPDKNPDNKKKAEEKFKEAAEAYEVLSNPEKRQRYDKFGHAGVKGSSSGSGMNMEDIFANFGDIFADAFGEGFSSFGFGKSTRNRTIKGSDLRIRVKLTLEEIANGIEKKVKVKRLKVASGVQFKNCTSCNGTGQITRIANTILGRMQTTSQCSICSGTGKSIDNIPSGANKHGLIKEEELVNIQIPAGLTEAVQLKVSGKGNEAPFNGIPGDLIVLIEEIPHPKLKREGCNLHYDLYISFPDAILGASKEVPTINGKARIKIDPGTQSGKTLRLKNKGLPNIEGYGYGSLFIHVNVWTPKKINEEQRKFFEKMRKNENFLPHPGNSEKSFFDRVREMFS, from the coding sequence ATGGTGAAAAAAGATTATTACGAAGTATTAGGTGTTTCTAGAAATGCTTCTTCAGAAGAAATTAAAAAAGCTTATCGAAAATTAGCAATTAAATATCATCCAGATAAAAATCCGGATAATAAAAAGAAAGCAGAAGAAAAATTCAAAGAGGCTGCTGAAGCTTATGAAGTATTAAGCAATCCGGAAAAAAGACAACGTTATGACAAATTTGGACATGCCGGTGTTAAAGGAAGTAGTTCTGGATCAGGAATGAATATGGAAGATATTTTTGCAAATTTTGGAGATATTTTTGCGGATGCATTTGGAGAAGGATTTTCTAGTTTTGGATTTGGAAAATCAACACGAAATAGAACTATTAAAGGGAGCGATCTGAGAATAAGAGTCAAACTGACCTTAGAGGAAATAGCTAATGGAATAGAAAAAAAGGTAAAAGTTAAAAGATTGAAAGTAGCTAGTGGAGTTCAATTTAAAAATTGTACTTCTTGCAATGGAACGGGGCAAATAACCCGTATAGCTAATACCATTTTAGGGAGAATGCAAACAACTTCTCAATGTTCCATATGCTCTGGAACTGGAAAAAGTATAGATAATATCCCTTCTGGTGCTAATAAACATGGATTGATTAAAGAAGAAGAATTAGTCAATATACAAATACCTGCAGGGCTAACAGAAGCTGTTCAACTTAAAGTTTCTGGAAAGGGAAATGAAGCTCCATTTAACGGAATTCCGGGAGATTTGATTGTATTAATTGAAGAAATTCCTCATCCGAAATTAAAAAGAGAAGGTTGTAATCTTCATTATGATTTATATATTTCATTTCCAGACGCAATATTAGGAGCTTCAAAAGAAGTTCCTACCATTAATGGAAAAGCCCGTATTAAAATAGATCCAGGAACACAATCAGGAAAAACTCTTAGATTAAAAAATAAGGGCTTACCTAATATTGAAGGATATGGATATGGAAGTCTTTTTATTCATGTTAATGTTTGGACTCCAAAAAAAATCAATGAAGAACAGAGAAAATTCTTTGAAAAAATGAGAAAAAATGAAAATTTTCTCCCTCATCCTGGAAATTCAGAAAAATCTTTTTTTGATCGCGTTCGAGAAATGTTTTCTTAA
- the mnmA gene encoding tRNA 2-thiouridine(34) synthase MnmA: MQKQRVVVGLSGGVDSSVAALLLKKQGYEVIGLFMHNWDDFNETHQCSWKEDSIDALLVAKDLNIPFQVIEMKKEYEESIINYMFDGYRSGKTPNPDILCNREIKFNVFLKKAIDLGADFIATGHYVNKKQIIKNNKIIYRLLVGKDSNKDQSYFLCQLTQYQLEKSLFPLGSLTKNQVRKIAEKNGLCNAYKKDSQGLCFVGKIQLSKFLQKKIFPKKGEIVMIDSNALMYHPKKKSFLSKEEELFFLSKRKKYQKSDGKVIGYHHGAQFFTKGQRKGISVGGHKKALFVIETDIKENIVYTGMGKNHPGLYKKSLFIHEKDIHWIREDLALLNGEKIEVLCRIRYRQPLQKALLYKIKNGMFIEFEILQCAITEGQFAVWYLDEELIGSGVIS; the protein is encoded by the coding sequence ATGCAAAAACAAAGAGTAGTAGTAGGACTTTCAGGAGGAGTTGATTCTAGTGTTGCCGCATTACTTCTTAAAAAACAAGGTTATGAAGTTATCGGATTATTTATGCATAACTGGGATGATTTTAATGAAACTCATCAATGTAGTTGGAAAGAAGATAGTATTGATGCGTTGTTAGTAGCTAAAGATTTAAATATTCCTTTTCAAGTAATAGAAATGAAAAAAGAATACGAGGAATCTATTATTAATTACATGTTTGACGGATATAGATCTGGAAAAACTCCTAATCCAGACATCTTGTGTAATCGAGAAATCAAATTCAATGTTTTTTTGAAAAAAGCTATTGATTTAGGAGCAGATTTTATTGCTACAGGTCATTACGTTAATAAAAAACAAATTATAAAAAATAATAAAATCATATATCGTCTTCTTGTTGGAAAAGATTCTAATAAAGATCAATCCTATTTTTTATGTCAGTTAACACAATATCAATTGGAAAAATCTCTATTTCCATTAGGTTCATTAACTAAAAATCAAGTTCGAAAAATAGCGGAAAAAAATGGATTATGTAATGCATATAAAAAAGATTCTCAAGGATTGTGTTTTGTGGGAAAGATTCAATTATCCAAATTTCTTCAAAAAAAGATCTTTCCAAAAAAAGGAGAAATCGTTATGATTGATTCAAACGCTTTAATGTATCATCCAAAAAAAAAATCCTTTTTATCAAAGGAAGAAGAATTGTTTTTTTTATCCAAGAGAAAAAAATATCAGAAATCAGATGGAAAAGTTATTGGATATCATCATGGAGCTCAATTTTTTACAAAAGGACAACGAAAAGGTATTTCTGTAGGAGGACATAAGAAAGCTCTTTTTGTTATTGAAACAGATATCAAAGAAAATATCGTTTATACAGGTATGGGAAAAAACCATCCAGGTTTATATAAAAAATCCTTATTTATTCATGAAAAAGACATTCATTGGATTCGAGAGGATCTAGCTCTATTAAATGGAGAAAAAATAGAGGTTCTTTGTAGAATTCGTTACAGACAACCTTTGCAAAAAGCCTTGTTATATAAAATCAAAAACGGAATGTTTATAGAATTTGAAATCCTACAATGTGCTATTACCGAAGGACAATTCGCGGTATGGTATTTAGATGAGGAGTTAATAGGATCAGGCGTTATTTCATAA
- the ilvD gene encoding dihydroxy-acid dehydratase: protein MKKRINNFSRKITEEPNLPASHAMLYATGLRETDFCKAQIGIVSNWYEGNPCNMHLNQLGKKIKSSIINDENLIGFQFTTIGVSDGITMGTYGMRYSLPSRELIADSIETVVDSHHYDGVIAIPGCDKNMPGVMIALLRLNRPSIIVYGGSISSGYYNGKKLDIVSSFEALGKKNTCKISEKEYKNIVKHSCPGPGACGGMYTANTMASALEAMGMTLPYSSSSPSTSENKKIECEEVSIFIKKLLEKNIKPKDIVTKTSIENGVKLAMCLGGSTNLVLHFLAIAKSANINFTLKDFQKISNQVPLLGNLKPSGVFLMEDIHMYIGGMPVIIKYLLNEGILSGDCITVTGKTLSENMKNVPNITFNQKIIYPLNNPIKKDGHIRILYGNLSPEGAIAKITGKEGIIFRGKANVFDSEEEANQAILNHQIYHGDVVVIRYVGPIGGPGMPEMLKPTSYIMGSGLGKNVALITDGRFSGGSHGFVVGHITPEAQSGGPIALIKNGDFIKIDAENNTITLEVEEEEIKRRKKVWTPPVLKVKRGYLYKYIKTVSPASEGCMTDQF from the coding sequence ATGAAAAAAAGAATTAATAATTTTAGCAGAAAAATTACGGAAGAACCTAATTTACCAGCTTCACACGCTATGCTTTATGCCACTGGGTTGAGAGAAACGGACTTTTGTAAAGCTCAAATAGGAATAGTCAGTAACTGGTATGAAGGAAATCCTTGCAATATGCATTTGAATCAACTAGGAAAAAAAATAAAATCTTCGATCATAAATGATGAAAATTTAATAGGATTTCAATTTACTACTATAGGAGTGAGTGATGGAATTACTATGGGGACTTATGGAATGAGGTATTCGCTTCCTTCCAGAGAATTAATAGCAGATAGTATAGAAACAGTGGTAGATTCACATCATTATGATGGAGTCATCGCTATACCTGGATGTGATAAAAATATGCCAGGAGTTATGATTGCTTTACTCAGATTAAATAGACCTTCTATTATCGTCTATGGAGGGAGCATCTCTTCAGGTTATTATAATGGAAAAAAATTAGACATTGTTTCTTCTTTCGAGGCTTTAGGTAAAAAAAATACTTGTAAAATATCCGAAAAAGAATATAAAAATATTGTAAAACACTCCTGTCCAGGACCTGGAGCTTGCGGAGGCATGTACACAGCTAACACCATGGCTTCCGCTTTGGAAGCTATGGGAATGACGTTACCTTATTCTTCTTCATCTCCATCCACAAGTGAAAATAAAAAAATAGAGTGTGAAGAAGTTTCGATTTTTATTAAAAAACTTCTAGAAAAAAACATAAAGCCTAAAGATATTGTCACAAAAACTTCTATAGAAAATGGAGTGAAACTAGCTATGTGTTTAGGTGGATCTACTAATTTAGTTTTACACTTTTTAGCTATTGCGAAATCCGCAAATATAAATTTTACTTTAAAGGACTTTCAAAAAATTAGTAATCAAGTCCCTCTCCTTGGAAATCTAAAACCAAGTGGAGTTTTTTTAATGGAGGATATCCATATGTATATTGGAGGAATGCCCGTTATTATAAAATACTTATTAAATGAAGGAATTTTATCTGGAGATTGTATAACAGTAACGGGGAAAACTCTATCTGAAAATATGAAAAATGTCCCGAATATAACTTTTAATCAAAAAATTATTTATCCCTTAAACAACCCCATCAAGAAAGATGGACATATACGAATTTTATATGGAAATCTTTCTCCAGAAGGAGCCATAGCAAAAATTACTGGTAAGGAAGGAATAATTTTTAGGGGAAAAGCGAATGTTTTTGATTCAGAAGAAGAGGCGAATCAAGCTATTTTAAATCATCAAATTTATCATGGAGATGTTGTGGTCATTAGATATGTAGGTCCAATAGGAGGTCCAGGAATGCCTGAAATGCTTAAACCAACGTCTTATATTATGGGTTCTGGATTAGGAAAAAATGTAGCTCTTATTACGGATGGAAGATTTTCTGGCGGATCACATGGATTTGTAGTTGGACATATTACTCCAGAAGCACAATCTGGAGGACCAATAGCTTTGATTAAAAATGGAGATTTCATTAAAATAGATGCAGAAAATAATACTATAACTCTTGAAGTAGAAGAAGAGGAAATAAAAAGAAGAAAGAAAGTTTGGACCCCACCTGTATTAAAAGTGAAAAGAGGGTATCTATATAAATATATAAAAACCGTTTCTCCAGCTTCTGAAGGTTGTATGACAGATCAATTTTAA
- the ilvB gene encoding biosynthetic-type acetolactate synthase large subunit has product MEKKLFSGSEIVIKTLLHEEVEYIFGYPGGAIMPIYDSLHDYLNMVSHILMRHEQGAIHAAQGYARATGKIGVCFTTSGPGATNLITGLADALIDSTPIVCITGQVSSHLLGTDAFQETNIIDISIPVTKWNIQVLRAQDICESIQKGFFIAKKGRPGPVLIDITKDAQFQRTEFIYNRCKYVKNFHPYPCIKEEKIREAADLINSAKKPLILVGQGVILAHAENEFKKFIEKTGIPVASTLLGLGSLESHHRLYVGMLGMHGNYAPNILTNQCDILIAIGMRFDDRVTGDVKKYAKQAKIIHLEIDSSEVNKNILCHIPILGDCKISLNKLTSYVKESTHEKWIGEFYQLRKKEEISVIKKDLYPMKEGMTMGEVIKWINQYKQKNAILVTDVGQHQMVASRYFDFTYKKSQITSGGLGTMGFALPASIGAKLGAKERQVICIVGDGGIQMTIQEMGTILQNNIPIKIILLNNNFLGMVRQWQQLFFDKRYSCTELVNPNFIKLAQAYNIEAQRVNKRDELEMAVKKTLGKENAFLLEIVVEQEDNVFPMIPAGAAVDEIRLT; this is encoded by the coding sequence ATGGAAAAAAAGTTATTCTCTGGTTCAGAAATAGTAATAAAAACTCTTTTACATGAAGAAGTAGAATATATTTTTGGATATCCAGGTGGAGCTATTATGCCTATATATGATTCTCTACACGATTATTTAAATATGGTTTCTCATATCTTAATGCGTCATGAACAAGGGGCTATTCATGCCGCACAAGGTTATGCTAGAGCTACTGGAAAAATAGGTGTATGTTTTACGACATCCGGTCCTGGAGCTACCAATTTAATTACTGGATTAGCAGATGCTTTAATAGATAGTACTCCTATTGTGTGTATTACTGGACAAGTATCTTCTCATCTTTTAGGTACTGACGCTTTTCAAGAAACAAATATTATAGATATATCTATTCCTGTAACCAAGTGGAATATTCAAGTGTTGAGAGCGCAAGATATTTGTGAATCTATTCAGAAAGGGTTTTTTATCGCCAAAAAAGGGAGACCAGGACCCGTATTAATAGATATCACCAAAGATGCTCAATTTCAAAGAACGGAATTTATTTATAATCGTTGTAAATATGTTAAAAATTTTCATCCATATCCTTGTATCAAAGAAGAAAAAATAAGAGAAGCCGCTGATTTAATCAATTCGGCTAAAAAACCTTTAATACTTGTAGGACAAGGAGTAATTTTAGCTCATGCAGAAAATGAATTTAAAAAATTTATCGAAAAAACTGGAATTCCAGTTGCTAGTACCCTTTTAGGATTAGGAAGTTTAGAAAGTCATCATCGTCTATATGTGGGAATGCTAGGAATGCATGGAAATTATGCCCCTAATATTCTAACCAATCAGTGTGATATTCTCATTGCTATAGGCATGCGTTTTGATGATCGTGTTACAGGAGATGTAAAAAAATATGCAAAACAAGCTAAAATTATCCATTTAGAAATAGATTCTTCTGAAGTTAACAAAAATATATTATGCCATATCCCTATTTTGGGAGATTGTAAAATTTCCTTAAATAAATTAACTTCTTATGTCAAAGAATCTACTCATGAAAAATGGATAGGAGAATTCTATCAATTAAGAAAAAAAGAAGAAATATCCGTCATAAAAAAAGATCTTTATCCAATGAAAGAGGGAATGACCATGGGAGAAGTGATTAAGTGGATAAACCAATATAAACAAAAAAATGCCATACTAGTCACAGACGTAGGACAACATCAAATGGTAGCTTCTAGATATTTTGATTTTACCTATAAAAAAAGTCAGATAACTTCTGGAGGTCTAGGGACCATGGGGTTTGCTTTACCTGCTTCTATAGGAGCAAAACTAGGTGCAAAAGAAAGACAAGTCATTTGTATTGTAGGAGATGGAGGGATTCAAATGACTATACAAGAAATGGGAACTATTTTACAGAATAACATTCCTATAAAAATTATATTACTAAATAATAATTTTTTGGGAATGGTTCGTCAATGGCAACAACTTTTTTTTGATAAACGTTATTCTTGTACAGAATTAGTTAATCCAAATTTTATCAAATTAGCCCAGGCTTACAATATTGAAGCACAAAGGGTCAATAAAAGAGATGAATTAGAAATGGCTGTTAAAAAAACATTAGGGAAAGAGAATGCTTTTTTGTTAGAAATAGTAGTAGAACAAGAGGATAATGTTTTTCCTATGATTCCTGCAGGAGCTGCTGTAGATGAAATTCGTTTAACATAA
- a CDS encoding acetolactate synthase yields the protein MKHQFRIIILVENQIRLLSRILVLLNRRNLKISHINVSNNENGTINMDNVQYIIDLECHEEQLMKLTKLIEKLIGIIHVYSFKIKEKNSRENSWKQIDLPLATS from the coding sequence ATGAAGCATCAATTCAGAATAATAATTTTAGTGGAAAATCAAATCAGATTGTTGAGTAGAATACTTGTTCTATTGAATCGTAGAAATTTAAAAATCAGTCATATTAATGTCTCTAATAATGAAAACGGGACCATAAATATGGATAACGTTCAATATATTATTGATTTAGAATGTCACGAGGAACAATTGATGAAATTGACAAAATTAATTGAAAAATTAATTGGCATCATTCATGTTTACTCTTTCAAAATAAAGGAAAAAAATTCCAGAGAAAATTCCTGGAAACAAATAGATTTACCGTTAGCAACGTCTTAA